One genomic segment of Pagrus major chromosome 13, Pma_NU_1.0 includes these proteins:
- the birc2 gene encoding baculoviral IAP repeat-containing protein 2, with amino-acid sequence METLLQIQNSQFLMGLCRNGPPPDLQYDYSSELFRISTFARFPPSAVTERSLARAGWFYTGVRDRVECFRCNVRTEGWQAGDCPTEKHRQLSPSCPFIQSLPSTANLLSSSHSAFSPLRIAPVIPPSGPGPAAPNPTASQGEEPVGYLNMGFSAPPPSSPLSSRGVEDMSHQRPTCHNPTMRREQERLDSFHPWTLSIITPAELAKAGFYYLGQGDRVACFSCGGQLSNWEPGDRAVSEHQRHYPNCRFVRGDRADNVSLAGAAGAASGGVTSQLSVGAPALTNVSNPAMQQSEERLITFVNWPSRIPVRPDQLAKAGFYYVGRNDDVKCFCCDGGLRCWESGDDPWVEHAKWFPRCEYLLQEKGQEFVHQIQARFPRLFEQLLTNGDSSSREFVDPPVVHLGPGEERSEDAVMMNTPVIKSALEMGFERSLVKQTVQSKILTSGENYRTVQELVSDLLSAEDQKREEEREMLAEAMASDGFTFVKRHQAALIQRLKSVEPVLEHLREQNVLSTEEYSGLKAQTSAQQQTARLIELILTKGNAAAEVFRNWIQKNDVHLLRDLMAQSNEAASPSQDLSDLPMEEQLRRLQEERTCKVCMDKEVNIVFIPCGHLVVCKECAPSLRKCPICRGLVKGTVRTFLS; translated from the exons ATGGAAACTCTTCTTCAAATCCAAAACAGCCAGTTTCTGATGGGCTTGTGTCGCAACGGGCCTCCGCCAGATCTGCAATACGACTACTCGTCAG AGCTTTTCCGCATCTCCACTTTTGCTCGATTCCCACCTTCGGCAGTCACTGAGCGAAGTCTGGCGAGGGCAGGTTGGTTCTACACCGGCGTGAGAGACCGCGTGGAGTGTTTCAGGTGTAACGTGAGGACAGAGGGCTGGCAGGCCGGAGATTGTccgacagagaaacacagacagctcTCTCCTTCCTGTCCCTTCATCCAGAGCCTCCCCTCCACAGCCAacctgctctcctcctcacactctgccttctctccGCTCCGCATTGCCCCAGTCATACCA CCTTCTGGTCCAGGCCCAGCTGCTCCAAACCCAACAGCAAGTCAAGGTGAAGAGCCAGTCGGCTACCTAAACATGGGCTTCTCAGCTCCGCCCCCCTCCAGCCCGCTTAGCTCTCGCGGTGTGGAGGATATGTCCCACCAGAGACCAACATGCCACAACCCCACCATGCGCAGAGAGCAGGAACGCCTGGACTCCTTCCACCCGTGGACACTCTCCATCATAACTCCTGCTGAGCTCGCCAAGGCGGGCTTCTACTACCTGGGCCAGGGCGACCGAGTGGCCTGCTTCAGCTGTGGAGGACAG TTGAGTAACTGGGAGCCAGGTGACAGAGCTGTATCCGAACACCAGAGGCATTATCCAAACTGTCGTTTTGTGCGGGGGGACAGAGCCGACAACGTGTCGCTGGCCGGGGCTGCTGGAGCTGCGTCTGGGGGAGTAACTTCACAACTGTCTGTGGGAGCCCCTGCCCTCACTAACGTGTCCAACCCTGCCATGCAGCAGAGTGAAGAGCGGCTGATCACCTTCGTCAACTGGCCATCTCGTATCCCTGTCCGGCCTGACCAGCTGGCCAAAGCTGGCTTCTACTATGTCG GTCGTAACGATGATGTCAAGTGTTTCTGCTGCGATGGAGGCCTGCGGTGCTGGGAGTCCGGAGATGACCCTTGGGTGGAACACGCTAAATGGTTTCCTCG GTGTGAATATTTGCTCCAGGAGAAGGGACAAGAGTTTGTTCACCAGATCCAGGCTCGCTTCCCTCGGCTCTTTGAGCAA CTTTTAACAAATGGAGACAGCAGCTCCAGAGAGTTTGTGGATCCACCAGTGGTTCATCTGGGACCAGGAGAGGAGCGGTCTGAGGACGCCGTCATGATGAACACCCCTGTGATTAAGTCTGCATTAGAGATGGGCTTTGAGCGAAGTCTAGTCAAGCAGACCGTCCAGAGCAAGATCCTGACCAGTGGAGAGAACTACAGGACAGTCCAGGAGCTGGTTTCAGACTTGCTGAGTGCTGAGGACCAGAAAAGGGAAGAGGAGCGAGAGATGCTCGCGGAGGCGATGGCATCAG atgGTTTCACCTTTGTGAAGAGGCACCAGGCAGCGCTGATCCAGCGTTTAAAGAGTGTCGAGCCAGTGCTGGAGCATTTAAGAGAGCAGAACGTGTTGT CCACAGAGGAGTACAGCGGTCTCAAGGCTCAGACGTCTGCCCAGCAGCAAACTGCCAGGCTGATAGAGCTCATCCTCACCAAGGGAAACGCTGCGGCCGAAGTCTTCCGCAACTGGATCCAGAAAAACGACGTCCACCTGCTCAGAGATCTCATGG CCCAATCAAATGAAGCTGCCTCACCAAGCCAAGATCTTTCAG ACCTCCCCATGGAGGAGCAGCTGCGGCGCCTGCAGGAGGAGCGTACCTGCAAGGTGTGTATGGATAAAGAAGTCAACATCGTCTTCATCCCATGCGGACATCTGGTGGTGTGTAAGGAGTGTGCGCCATCGCTGCGAAAGTGCCCAATCTGCAGAGGACTGGTTAAAGGCACGGTCCGAACCTTCCTCTCATAA
- the rpl23a gene encoding large ribosomal subunit protein uL23: MAPKVKKEAVPAKTEAKSKALKAKKAVLKGVHSQRKKKMRTSPTFRRPKTLRLRRQPKYPRKSAPRRNKLDHYAIIKFPLTTESAMKKIEDNNTLVFIVDVKANKHQIKHAVKKLYDIDVAKVNTLIRPDGEKKAYVRLAPDYDALDVANKIGII, translated from the exons ATGGCACCGAAGGTGAAGAAGGAAG cGGTCCCTGCCAAGACTGAGGCCAAGTCAAAGGCCCTGAAGGCCAAGAAGGCTGTGCTCAAGGGCGTTCACagtcagaggaagaagaagatgaggacTTCTCCCACCTTCCGTCGCCCTAAAACCCTCCGTCTCCGCAGACAGCCCAAGTATCCTCGTAAGAGTGCTCCTCGCAGGAACAA GTTGGATCACTATGCCATCATCAAGTTCCCCTTGACAACAGAGTCCGCCATGAAGAAGATTGAGGACAACAACACACTCGTGTTCATCGTGGATGTCAAGGCAAACAAGCACCAGATCAAACACGCTGTCAAGAAGCTGTACGACATCGACGTCGCCAAAGTCAACACTCTCATCAG GCCTGACGGTGAGAAGAAGGCGTACGTTCGTCTCGCACCAGATTACGATGCGTTGGATGTTGCAAACAAG ATTGGCATCATCTAA